In the genome of Streptomyces racemochromogenes, one region contains:
- a CDS encoding TIGR03842 family LLM class F420-dependent oxidoreductase, translating into MDFGLVLQTDPPASQVVSLMKRAERNGFRYGWTFDSAVLWQEPFVIYSQILANTQKLHVGPMVTNPGTRTWEVTASTFATLNDMYGNRTVCGIGRGDSAMRVAGRAPNTLARLGEAIEVIRDLAEGREAVVDGNPIRIPWIKDGKLPVWMAAYGPKALALTGQKADGFILQLADPFLTEWMVKAVRDAATEAGRDPASVTICVAAPAYVTADDSPAALAHARDQCRWFGGMVGNHVADLVSRYGEHSGMVPDELTEYIKARQGYDYSHHGRAGNPSTDFVPDEIVDRFCLLGPAEAHIEKLRALRDLGVDQFAVYDMHDAREATIDAYGSDIIPLFR; encoded by the coding sequence ATGGACTTCGGCCTCGTCCTGCAGACCGATCCGCCGGCCTCCCAGGTCGTCAGCCTCATGAAGCGTGCCGAGCGCAACGGCTTCCGCTACGGCTGGACCTTCGACTCGGCGGTCCTCTGGCAGGAACCGTTCGTCATCTACAGCCAGATCCTCGCCAACACGCAGAAGCTCCACGTCGGCCCGATGGTCACCAACCCGGGCACCCGCACCTGGGAGGTCACCGCCTCCACCTTCGCCACCCTCAACGACATGTACGGCAACCGCACCGTCTGCGGCATCGGCCGCGGCGACTCGGCGATGCGCGTCGCCGGCCGCGCCCCCAACACCCTGGCCCGCCTCGGCGAGGCGATCGAGGTCATCCGCGACCTCGCGGAGGGCCGCGAGGCGGTCGTGGACGGCAACCCGATCCGCATCCCCTGGATCAAGGACGGGAAGCTCCCCGTCTGGATGGCCGCGTACGGCCCGAAGGCCCTGGCCCTGACGGGCCAGAAGGCCGACGGCTTCATCCTCCAGCTCGCCGACCCGTTCCTCACGGAGTGGATGGTCAAGGCGGTCCGCGACGCCGCCACCGAGGCGGGCCGCGACCCGGCGTCGGTCACCATCTGCGTCGCCGCCCCGGCGTACGTCACGGCCGACGACTCGCCGGCCGCCCTGGCCCACGCCCGCGACCAGTGCCGCTGGTTCGGCGGCATGGTCGGCAACCACGTCGCCGACCTGGTCTCCCGCTACGGGGAGCACTCGGGCATGGTCCCGGACGAACTCACCGAGTACATCAAGGCCCGCCAGGGCTACGACTACAGCCACCACGGCCGCGCCGGAAACCCCTCCACCGACTTCGTCCCGGACGAGATCGTCGACCGCTTCTGCCTCCTGGGCCCGGCGGAGGCCCACATCGAGAAGCTCCGCGCCCTGCGCGACCTGGGCGTGGACCAGTTCGCCGTCTACGACATGCACGACGCCCGGGAAGCAACCATCGACGCGTACGGCTCCGACATCATCCCGCTGTTCCGCTGA
- a CDS encoding saccharopine dehydrogenase family protein — translation MGSGQLVAVFGAYGHTGRFVVAELAARGFVPVPSGRNMRALGELADEFGLEARVASAEDAASLERALAGTVAVINCAGPFATTTGPVIEAALRAEIPYLDVAAELEANLDTFAHYRDRAREAGAVIVPAMAFFGGLGDLLATAAMGDWTEADEAHIAYALSSWHPTAGTRLSGAVSRERRGDVRLRYSGGQWERRTDAAPTLRWTFPEPMGAREVIGEFTMADVVTVPQHLSIPDVTTYMTVEAVRDIAAPHTPAPTAADRSGRSDQTFLVDAVVRSGGVERRATAGGQDIYAVTAPLVVEALDRVLTGRTKTTGVASAGEIFDAQDFLRTLAPHITLALHPQNA, via the coding sequence ATGGGGTCAGGTCAGCTGGTGGCGGTGTTCGGCGCGTACGGACACACCGGGCGGTTCGTGGTCGCGGAGCTGGCAGCGCGCGGGTTCGTTCCGGTGCCCTCCGGGCGCAACATGCGGGCCCTGGGGGAGCTGGCAGACGAGTTCGGCCTTGAGGCCCGGGTGGCCTCCGCGGAAGATGCCGCTTCGCTGGAGCGGGCCCTCGCGGGAACGGTGGCGGTCATCAACTGCGCCGGGCCCTTCGCGACGACCACCGGCCCCGTGATCGAGGCCGCGCTCCGTGCGGAGATCCCGTATCTGGACGTGGCCGCCGAGCTCGAGGCCAACCTCGACACCTTCGCCCACTACCGGGACCGGGCCCGGGAAGCGGGAGCGGTGATCGTCCCGGCCATGGCCTTCTTCGGCGGTCTGGGCGACCTGCTGGCCACCGCGGCCATGGGCGACTGGACGGAGGCCGACGAGGCCCACATCGCCTACGCGCTCAGCAGCTGGCACCCCACCGCCGGCACCCGCCTGTCCGGTGCCGTCTCCCGCGAGCGCCGCGGCGACGTCCGCCTGCGCTACAGCGGCGGACAGTGGGAGCGGCGCACCGACGCCGCGCCCACGCTTCGGTGGACCTTCCCGGAACCGATGGGGGCCCGGGAGGTGATCGGGGAGTTCACGATGGCGGACGTCGTCACCGTTCCCCAGCACCTGTCCATCCCCGACGTGACCACCTACATGACCGTCGAGGCGGTCCGTGACATCGCCGCACCCCATACACCGGCCCCGACCGCCGCCGACCGCAGCGGGCGCTCGGACCAGACCTTCCTCGTCGACGCCGTCGTACGTTCGGGCGGAGTCGAACGCCGGGCCACGGCCGGCGGGCAGGACATCTACGCCGTTACCGCGCCCCTGGTCGTCGAGGCCCTCGACCGCGTCCTGACCGGCCGCACCAAGACCACCGGGGTCGCCTCGGCCGGCGAGATCTTCGACGCCCAGGACTTCCTCCGCACGCTCGCCCCGCACATCACGCTGGCCCTCCACCCACAAAACGCCTGA
- a CDS encoding helix-turn-helix domain-containing protein: MPTVALAVTDGMLHYELSVALEVFGADLTHIVSPWYDFLLCGNGAAHVDRFRLEPDHGLDHLAHADTVIVPGWADTDREPPAELVEAVRAAHAAGARVASLCTGAFILGAAGLLDGRRATTHWAHTRELARRHPKATVDPDVLYVDNGDVLTSAGKAAAMDLCLHLVRLDHGSANANKIARRLVVPPHRDGGQAQFISTPLPAPGNHPLGELFPWALERLDQPLTVEDLARQARMSSRHLARHFRHLTGTTPLQWLHAQRIRHAQELLETTTATVDSIATATGMGTATTLRRHFHRSVGVPPDTYRRTFRP, from the coding sequence ATGCCCACCGTTGCGCTGGCCGTCACCGACGGCATGCTCCACTACGAACTGTCCGTAGCCCTTGAAGTCTTCGGTGCCGACCTGACCCACATCGTGAGTCCCTGGTACGACTTCCTCCTCTGCGGGAACGGCGCGGCGCACGTCGACCGCTTCCGCCTCGAACCCGACCACGGCCTCGACCACCTCGCGCACGCGGACACGGTGATCGTCCCCGGTTGGGCCGACACGGATCGCGAGCCGCCCGCCGAGCTGGTCGAGGCGGTGCGCGCCGCCCACGCGGCCGGCGCCCGCGTCGCCTCCCTGTGCACGGGCGCCTTCATCCTGGGCGCGGCCGGACTGCTCGACGGAAGACGCGCCACCACACACTGGGCTCACACACGCGAACTGGCCCGGCGCCACCCGAAGGCCACCGTCGATCCGGACGTCCTCTACGTCGACAACGGCGACGTCCTCACCTCCGCGGGCAAGGCCGCCGCCATGGACCTGTGCCTGCACCTGGTCCGCCTCGACCACGGCTCGGCCAACGCCAACAAGATCGCCCGGCGGCTGGTCGTCCCGCCCCACCGTGACGGCGGCCAGGCACAGTTCATCTCCACCCCCCTCCCCGCCCCGGGCAACCACCCTCTGGGAGAACTCTTCCCCTGGGCACTGGAGCGCCTGGACCAACCGCTCACCGTGGAGGACCTGGCCCGCCAGGCCCGCATGAGCTCACGCCACCTCGCCCGTCACTTCAGACACCTCACCGGCACCACGCCCCTGCAGTGGCTCCACGCCCAGCGCATCCGCCACGCCCAGGAGCTCCTGGAAACCACCACCGCCACCGTGGACAGCATCGCCACGGCCACCGGCATGGGCACCGCCACCACCCTGCGCCGCCACTTCCACCGCAGCGTCGGCGTCCCGCCCGACACCTATCGCCGCACCTTCCGGCCCTGA